In Microbacterium galbinum, a single window of DNA contains:
- a CDS encoding carbohydrate ABC transporter permease has translation MALTIKNRRVVAKGSLMIGLIIGAVFAAGPVLWMLSSSFKSNTQIFELPPRLITDTFSFDAYIAIFTNAETVRFFLNSYIVAGSVTILTLIVAIQAAYAFSRFDFRGKRILNVVIVSVQAVPPITLLIPYFGLMVGLGLYNSYAGLILTYMVFTLPYAIIMMTGYFNTLPRELDEAVRVDGAGSFTALWRILVPISVPGIVSVGIYTFMIAWNEYLFALTLTRTIDMRTVPIGIQLLMGQHSYEWNQIMAMSVLGSIPVLILFLFFQRYFISGLTAGSVKS, from the coding sequence ATGGCGCTCACCATCAAGAACCGCCGCGTCGTCGCGAAGGGTTCGCTGATGATCGGACTGATCATCGGAGCCGTCTTCGCCGCCGGACCCGTGCTGTGGATGCTCTCGAGCTCGTTCAAGTCCAACACCCAGATCTTCGAGCTGCCCCCGCGGCTCATCACCGACACCTTCTCGTTCGACGCGTACATCGCGATCTTCACGAACGCCGAGACGGTGCGGTTCTTCCTCAACAGCTACATCGTCGCGGGGTCGGTCACGATCCTCACCCTGATCGTCGCGATCCAGGCGGCCTACGCCTTCAGCCGCTTCGACTTCCGGGGCAAGCGCATCCTCAACGTGGTGATCGTGAGCGTGCAGGCCGTGCCGCCCATCACGCTGCTGATCCCGTACTTCGGCCTGATGGTCGGCCTCGGCCTCTACAACTCCTACGCCGGGCTGATCCTCACGTACATGGTGTTCACGCTGCCCTACGCGATCATCATGATGACCGGCTACTTCAACACCCTGCCGCGCGAGCTCGACGAGGCCGTCCGCGTCGACGGCGCGGGGTCGTTCACGGCGCTGTGGCGCATCCTCGTGCCGATCTCGGTGCCGGGCATCGTGTCGGTGGGCATCTACACGTTCATGATCGCGTGGAACGAGTACCTGTTCGCGCTGACGCTCACACGCACGATCGACATGCGCACGGTGCCCATCGGCATCCAACTCCTGATGGGGCAGCACTCCTACGAGTGGAACCAGATCATGGCCATGAGCGTGCTCGGGTCCATCCCCGTGCTCATCCTCTTCCTCTTCTTCCAGCGCTACTTCATCAGCGGCCTCACGGCCGGCTCGGTGAAGAGCTGA
- a CDS encoding RNA polymerase sigma factor, translating to MTPSSDDAAVRPLPPPGTVERTVAAVWRIESAKIVGTLARMVGDFGWAEDLAQEALLDALRQWPVEGVPRNGAAWLTAVAKRRAIDGWRRQERFDDRIAVLAHDLEREQAEGIDAVPWDPDAVDDDVLRLMFIACHPVLSREAQVALTLRVVAGLSSEEIARAFLVPTATVQQRIVRAKKTLAAAGVPFETPPREEHTARLGALLGIVYLIFNEAHAASSGPEWMRPDLADEAIRLGRVLVGLMPREPDALALLALMELTAARFPARTDAQGDPVLLGDQDRRLWDRSRITRGRAALARADAVGRGRGAYGLQAAIAECHALAPSIEETDWEQIVVLYEALGRLAPSPVVELNRAAAVAMATGPASALKVLDQLEASGVLRGYHLLPATRAEMLRRLGREDEARSEFATAAALTGNDRERALLEAKSRGERT from the coding sequence ATGACCCCCTCCTCCGACGACGCGGCGGTGCGTCCCCTTCCCCCACCGGGGACGGTGGAGCGCACCGTCGCCGCGGTCTGGCGCATCGAGTCGGCGAAGATCGTCGGCACGCTCGCCCGCATGGTCGGCGACTTCGGGTGGGCGGAGGACCTCGCCCAGGAGGCGCTGCTCGATGCGCTGCGGCAGTGGCCGGTCGAGGGTGTGCCCCGTAACGGCGCCGCCTGGTTGACGGCCGTCGCGAAGCGCAGAGCGATCGACGGATGGCGGCGGCAGGAGCGCTTCGACGATCGCATCGCCGTGCTCGCCCACGACCTGGAGCGCGAGCAGGCCGAGGGGATCGACGCCGTGCCCTGGGATCCGGACGCGGTCGACGACGACGTGCTCCGGCTGATGTTCATCGCCTGTCACCCCGTGCTGTCACGCGAAGCCCAGGTGGCTCTCACCCTGCGCGTGGTCGCGGGGCTGTCGAGCGAGGAGATCGCTCGCGCGTTCCTGGTTCCCACGGCCACCGTGCAGCAGCGCATCGTGCGGGCGAAGAAGACGCTGGCCGCGGCGGGGGTTCCGTTCGAGACTCCTCCGCGCGAGGAGCACACCGCCCGTCTCGGGGCGCTCCTCGGCATCGTGTACCTGATCTTCAACGAGGCCCACGCGGCGAGCAGCGGGCCGGAATGGATGCGGCCGGACCTCGCCGACGAGGCGATCAGGCTGGGGCGTGTGCTGGTCGGGCTGATGCCGCGCGAGCCGGACGCCCTCGCGCTGCTCGCTCTGATGGAGCTCACCGCGGCGCGGTTCCCGGCGCGGACCGACGCGCAGGGAGATCCGGTGCTGCTCGGCGACCAGGACCGACGGCTATGGGACCGCAGCCGGATCACGCGAGGACGCGCCGCGCTCGCGCGGGCGGATGCCGTCGGCCGAGGCCGTGGCGCCTATGGACTGCAGGCGGCTATCGCCGAGTGCCATGCGCTCGCTCCGTCGATCGAGGAGACCGACTGGGAACAGATCGTCGTGCTCTACGAGGCGCTCGGGCGGCTCGCCCCGTCACCCGTCGTCGAACTCAACCGCGCGGCCGCCGTCGCGATGGCGACGGGGCCGGCCTCGGCGCTGAAGGTACTCGATCAGCTGGAGGCATCCGGAGTTCTGCGCGGGTACCACCTGCTGCCGGCGACGCGGGCCGAGATGCTGCGCCGCCTCGGGAGGGAGGACGAAGCGCGCAGCGAGTTCGCGACGGCCGCCGCCCTCACCGGCAACGACCGTGAACGCGCGCTGCTCGAGGCGAAGTCGCGCGGCGAGCGGACATGA
- a CDS encoding ADP-dependent glucokinase/phosphofructokinase: MTRDVGGRLVLGLGGTVDFELRWDSAVVGRLAREHRIRRHELTAAASIVDERSLLVAVLAFVAAGTGAERFVESSEVIERFAAHFDVAVTLGGTGVRAGLVLDSLGIPSVQHLVSIDDNVRRLLPERVSYVSSADRDTLDPHLIVQYPVGAHVRLIDGDIVSPSANRLIFANDPPNREMRLADDLPAALAGASVFLVSGFNTMQDHDLLERRLDELLVALTSLPDDALVYYEDAGFYTRAFSHTVRDRLLSRIDVYGMNEDELQECLGRSVDLLDPADVIAALTAIARLIPAPALVVHTRHWAIAVGSDAARHRAALESAVRVAATRYRLGDGFSSSDAEETAAMARSRRGAELVAAVEGGIPGAIGVPAFALDIAEPTTIGLGDTFVGGFLAAHADADAAHADADAAHADADAAHADVNGAAR; this comes from the coding sequence ATGACACGTGATGTGGGCGGTCGGCTCGTGCTGGGGCTCGGCGGAACGGTCGACTTCGAACTGCGGTGGGACTCCGCCGTCGTGGGCCGGCTGGCCCGGGAGCATCGCATCCGGCGGCACGAGCTGACCGCCGCGGCGTCGATCGTCGACGAGCGCTCGCTCCTGGTGGCCGTGCTCGCGTTCGTCGCAGCCGGGACCGGGGCCGAGCGCTTCGTCGAGTCCTCCGAGGTGATCGAGCGCTTCGCCGCGCACTTCGACGTGGCCGTGACGCTCGGCGGCACGGGGGTGCGGGCGGGGCTCGTGCTCGACAGCCTCGGCATCCCGAGCGTGCAGCATCTGGTGAGCATCGACGACAACGTCCGCCGTCTGCTGCCGGAGCGCGTCTCGTACGTGTCGTCGGCCGACCGCGACACCCTCGATCCGCACCTGATCGTGCAGTACCCGGTCGGGGCGCACGTGCGGCTGATCGACGGTGACATCGTCTCCCCGAGCGCGAACCGGCTGATCTTCGCGAACGACCCGCCCAATCGCGAGATGCGTCTCGCCGACGATCTGCCGGCGGCCCTGGCCGGAGCATCCGTCTTCCTGGTGTCGGGCTTCAACACCATGCAGGACCACGACCTGCTCGAGCGCCGGCTCGACGAGCTGCTCGTGGCGCTCACGTCGCTGCCCGACGACGCGCTGGTGTACTACGAGGACGCGGGTTTCTACACGCGGGCCTTCTCGCACACCGTCCGCGACCGGCTGCTCTCCCGCATCGATGTCTACGGCATGAACGAGGACGAACTGCAGGAGTGTCTGGGCCGATCCGTCGATCTGCTCGATCCGGCCGATGTGATCGCCGCGCTCACTGCGATCGCCCGGCTGATCCCCGCCCCCGCCCTCGTCGTGCACACCCGGCACTGGGCGATCGCCGTCGGATCGGATGCCGCGCGCCACCGCGCAGCGCTCGAGAGCGCTGTCCGGGTCGCGGCGACGCGCTACCGGCTCGGCGACGGATTCTCGTCGTCGGATGCCGAGGAGACGGCCGCGATGGCGCGGAGCCGCCGCGGCGCCGAGCTCGTCGCCGCCGTCGAGGGCGGCATCCCCGGAGCGATCGGCGTGCCGGCCTTCGCCCTCGATATCGCGGAGCCGACGACGATCGGTCTCGGCGATACCTTCGTCGGCGGGTTCCTGGCTGCGCACGCGGATGCGGATGCTGCGCACGCCGATGCGGATGCCGCGCATGCTGACGCGGATGCCGCGCACGCCGATGTGAATGGAGCTGCCCGATGA
- a CDS encoding YciI family protein gives MKYMLIMRATDEAVDAYKEIPFEQVIEAMGKYNESMIKAGVLAAGEGLTDAAEGFVVDFSAETPLITDGPYGETKELFNGFWILEVSSREEAAEWASRAPLGPGSFLEVRRVTDASDFPADNEWIEKEAGWREEQAQRAQQ, from the coding sequence ATGAAGTACATGCTCATCATGCGCGCGACCGACGAGGCCGTCGATGCGTACAAGGAGATCCCCTTCGAGCAGGTCATCGAGGCGATGGGGAAGTACAACGAGTCCATGATCAAGGCCGGCGTGCTGGCAGCGGGCGAGGGACTCACCGATGCCGCGGAGGGCTTCGTCGTCGACTTCAGCGCCGAGACCCCGCTCATCACCGACGGCCCCTACGGCGAGACCAAGGAGCTGTTCAACGGATTCTGGATCCTCGAGGTGTCGAGCCGCGAGGAGGCCGCCGAGTGGGCGAGCCGTGCACCGCTCGGACCCGGATCGTTCCTCGAGGTGCGCCGGGTGACCGACGCCTCGGACTTCCCCGCCGACAACGAGTGGATCGAGAAGGAAGCAGGCTGGCGCGAGGAGCAGGCGCAGCGCGCCCAGCAGTGA
- a CDS encoding DUF3817 domain-containing protein, protein MPEPKVASFPAIRGALKFYQIASIITGVMLLLLLTEMVLKYTPIHLELFLGGSGGPLWFAGVLAGADCEWWSLFAPWTNSCEMTSLGDGFNVSLAILVAHGWFYVVYLFACFRMWSLMRWPFPRFILLALGGVIPLLSFFMEAIVAREVKTYLATREASEVSAPAPEGAR, encoded by the coding sequence ATGCCCGAACCGAAAGTCGCCAGCTTTCCGGCGATCCGCGGTGCGCTGAAGTTCTACCAGATCGCGTCGATCATCACCGGAGTCATGCTGCTCCTGCTGCTGACCGAGATGGTGCTGAAGTACACGCCGATCCACCTCGAACTGTTCCTCGGAGGATCGGGCGGACCGCTCTGGTTCGCCGGCGTGCTCGCCGGCGCCGACTGCGAGTGGTGGTCGCTGTTCGCCCCCTGGACGAACTCGTGCGAGATGACCTCGCTCGGCGACGGCTTCAACGTGTCGCTGGCGATCCTCGTCGCGCACGGCTGGTTCTACGTCGTGTACCTCTTCGCGTGCTTCCGCATGTGGAGCCTGATGCGCTGGCCGTTCCCGCGCTTCATCCTGCTCGCCCTCGGCGGCGTGATCCCGCTGCTGTCGTTCTTCATGGAGGCCATCGTGGCCCGTGAAGTCAAGACCTACCTCGCCACCCGAGAGGCCTCAGAGGTCTCCGCTCCCGCCCCGGAAGGTGCCCGTTGA
- a CDS encoding class I mannose-6-phosphate isomerase, whose protein sequence is MNPIALAPNRPAERFYRGGERLRAFRGDPGSAPREPEDWIGSVTTVRGEETLGLSTLPDGRLLREAIADDPIAWLGEEHVRRWGDDARLLVKLLDAGERLPVHAHPHDDFAAGHLGRAHGKAEAWYILEGGTVHVGLREDVTADALADLVARQDVAALLGLLHAIEVGPGDVVWVQPGELHAIGAGVLLLELQQPEDLSILLEWEGFAIDGPGEGHLGLGFDLALTAVNRAGRDRAQLDALVRTAPRSGSAFPAAADEYFRLDRVPVDGEPMVLDPGFAIVVVVDGEVALGGQEFPAGSTVLVPAAASERALTGHGEALVARPPAP, encoded by the coding sequence ATGAACCCGATCGCCCTCGCCCCGAACCGACCGGCCGAGCGCTTCTACCGCGGCGGTGAGCGCCTCCGCGCGTTCCGCGGCGATCCGGGGTCCGCGCCCCGCGAACCCGAGGACTGGATCGGATCGGTGACGACGGTCCGCGGCGAGGAGACCCTCGGCCTCAGCACCCTGCCCGACGGGCGTCTGCTGCGCGAGGCGATCGCCGACGACCCGATCGCCTGGCTGGGGGAGGAGCACGTCCGCCGTTGGGGTGACGACGCGCGCCTGCTCGTCAAGCTGCTCGACGCGGGGGAGCGGTTGCCGGTGCATGCGCATCCGCACGACGACTTCGCGGCCGGGCATCTCGGCCGCGCGCACGGCAAAGCCGAGGCCTGGTACATCCTCGAGGGCGGGACGGTGCACGTCGGCCTGCGGGAGGACGTGACGGCCGATGCCCTGGCCGATCTGGTCGCGCGCCAGGACGTCGCCGCGCTCCTCGGTCTGCTGCACGCGATCGAGGTCGGGCCCGGCGATGTGGTGTGGGTGCAGCCGGGGGAACTGCACGCGATCGGCGCGGGTGTTCTCCTGCTCGAACTGCAGCAGCCCGAGGACCTCTCGATCCTGCTCGAGTGGGAGGGGTTCGCGATCGACGGCCCCGGCGAGGGGCATCTGGGTCTCGGGTTCGATCTGGCCCTGACGGCGGTGAACCGCGCCGGACGTGACCGGGCACAGCTCGACGCCCTCGTCCGCACGGCGCCGCGATCGGGGTCGGCGTTCCCGGCTGCCGCCGACGAGTACTTCCGCCTCGATCGGGTTCCGGTCGACGGCGAGCCCATGGTGCTCGATCCCGGGTTCGCGATCGTCGTCGTGGTCGATGGCGAGGTCGCCCTGGGCGGGCAGGAGTTCCCCGCGGGGTCGACCGTGCTCGTTCCCGCCGCGGCATCCGAGCGCGCGCTCACGGGTCACGGTGAAGCGCTGGTCGCCCGGCCGCCCGCACCGTGA
- a CDS encoding carbohydrate ABC transporter permease: MSLRTTDDTEVIVTGVPHSRRRRQLRKTTESYAFLSPTIILLFVLMIVPIVMVIGYSFQDNVILNKSPEFVGIANYVEVLSDPRFWKATGNTILFTVASVLAHLVLGLAFAMMLNSPLLGRVSRSLFRALYVLPWLFTVAVIAVLWRMLLAPNGVINFLLNTDIEWLASPQLALGTIIFINIWAGYPFFMVSLLAGLQGVPAELHEAATVDGASNVQRFWNVTIPQLRPIIVSLVLLDLIWTSQQFALIWMTTGGGPIDVTEVLSTFTYKLAFAKYDFSLAATSAVLVLLMSMVLAVFYVRHQKARD, translated from the coding sequence ATGAGCCTGAGAACGACCGACGACACCGAGGTGATCGTCACCGGGGTGCCGCACTCGCGGCGCCGACGGCAACTGCGCAAGACCACCGAGTCGTACGCCTTCCTCTCGCCGACGATCATCCTGCTGTTCGTCCTGATGATCGTGCCGATCGTGATGGTGATCGGATATTCGTTCCAGGACAACGTGATCCTGAACAAGTCGCCCGAGTTCGTCGGGATCGCCAACTACGTCGAGGTCCTTTCCGACCCCCGCTTCTGGAAGGCCACCGGCAACACGATCCTGTTCACGGTCGCGAGCGTGCTGGCGCACCTGGTGCTCGGTCTCGCGTTCGCGATGATGCTGAACAGCCCGCTCCTCGGCCGGGTCTCGCGCTCGCTGTTCCGGGCCCTCTACGTTCTGCCGTGGCTGTTCACGGTCGCGGTCATCGCGGTGCTGTGGCGCATGCTCCTCGCCCCGAACGGCGTGATCAACTTCCTGCTCAACACCGACATCGAATGGCTCGCCTCTCCGCAGCTGGCGTTGGGCACCATCATCTTCATCAACATCTGGGCGGGGTACCCGTTCTTCATGGTCAGCCTGCTCGCCGGCCTCCAGGGCGTCCCGGCCGAACTGCACGAGGCGGCCACCGTCGACGGCGCCAGCAACGTGCAGCGCTTCTGGAACGTGACGATCCCGCAGCTGCGACCGATCATCGTGAGCCTCGTGCTGCTCGACCTGATCTGGACCTCGCAGCAGTTCGCCCTCATCTGGATGACCACCGGCGGCGGTCCGATCGACGTCACGGAGGTGCTCAGCACCTTCACCTACAAGCTCGCCTTCGCCAAGTACGACTTCTCGCTCGCCGCCACCTCGGCCGTGCTCGTGCTGCTGATGTCGATGGTGCTCGCCGTCTTCTACGTCCGTCACCAGAAAGCGAGGGACTGA
- a CDS encoding ketose-bisphosphate aldolase → MLYTGKSILDVANAHNFAIPAFNISDWAMFNGVMDISEEKNAPVIIAIHPDEVSHITTDLIAAMHSRAHRSSVPVAIHWDHGGSYEQMITAIKAGFTSVMIDASLLPFDENVALTRKVVEAAHAVGIQVEGELGTIGANDSYGESGAAEIIYTNVDDAVRFVEETGVDSLAIAIGTSHGLYPAEKNPELRHDLLQEIKAAVGIPLVLHGGSANPDSELRRAVELGINKINISSDIKVSYHNRMREILGTDERLREPNAIQPEPIAALKATAAEKIELFGADGKADLY, encoded by the coding sequence GTGCTCTACACCGGAAAATCCATCCTCGACGTCGCCAACGCGCACAACTTCGCGATCCCGGCGTTCAACATCAGCGATTGGGCGATGTTCAACGGAGTCATGGACATCAGCGAGGAGAAGAACGCGCCGGTGATCATCGCGATCCACCCGGACGAGGTTTCGCACATCACGACCGACCTGATCGCGGCGATGCACTCCCGCGCGCACCGCTCGAGCGTCCCCGTGGCGATCCACTGGGACCACGGCGGCAGCTACGAGCAGATGATCACGGCGATCAAGGCCGGGTTCACCTCGGTCATGATCGACGCATCGCTGCTGCCGTTCGACGAGAACGTCGCGCTCACGCGCAAGGTCGTCGAGGCCGCGCACGCGGTGGGCATCCAGGTCGAGGGCGAGCTGGGCACGATCGGCGCGAACGACAGCTACGGCGAGTCGGGTGCCGCGGAGATCATCTACACGAACGTCGACGACGCCGTGCGCTTCGTCGAGGAGACGGGCGTCGACAGCCTCGCGATCGCCATCGGCACCTCGCACGGGCTGTACCCCGCCGAGAAGAACCCCGAGCTGCGCCACGACCTGCTCCAGGAGATCAAGGCCGCGGTCGGCATCCCGCTCGTGCTCCACGGCGGATCGGCGAACCCGGACTCCGAACTGCGTCGCGCCGTCGAGCTGGGCATCAACAAGATCAACATCTCCAGCGACATCAAGGTCTCGTACCACAACCGCATGCGCGAGATCCTGGGCACCGACGAGCGTCTGCGCGAGCCGAACGCGATCCAGCCCGAGCCGATCGCCGCCCTGAAGGCGACCGCGGCTGAGAAGATCGAACTGTTCGGTGCGGACGGCAAAGCCGACCTGTACTGA
- the guaA gene encoding glutamine-hydrolyzing GMP synthase, whose product MTEQSETQQRPALVVDFGAQYAQLIARRVREAGVYSEIVPHTATAAEIAAKNPVAIILSGGPSSVYEEGAPRLDPAVFDLGVPTLGICYGFQYMAQTLGGEVANTGLREYGATDAVITGDGGTLLGGQPVEQNVWMSHGDQVARAPEGFDVLATTDATKVAAFANEDRGFYGVQWHPEVKHSDHGQRVLENFLHKGAGLASDWNSGNVIAEQIERIREQVGDARVISALSGGVDSAVSTALVHKAIGDQLTAVFVDHGLLRKGEREQVEKDYVESTGVRLITVDAADTFLGHLKGVTDPEEKRKIIGREFIRAFEKVQLDLVAEAKASGGAPVKFLVQGTLYPDVVESGGGAGTANIKSHHNVGGLPDDLDFELIEPLRALFKDEVRAIGRELGIPEAIVGRQPFPGPGLGIRIIGEVTADRLEILREADAIAREELTKAGLDQEIWQCPVVLLADVRSVGVQGDGRTYGHPIVLRPVSSEDAMTADWTRLPYDVLSKISNRITNGVRDVNRVVLDVTSKPPGTIEWE is encoded by the coding sequence TTGACCGAACAGTCCGAGACCCAGCAGCGCCCCGCGCTCGTCGTCGATTTCGGCGCGCAGTACGCGCAGCTGATCGCCCGCCGCGTGCGCGAGGCCGGCGTCTACAGCGAGATCGTGCCGCACACCGCGACCGCCGCCGAGATCGCCGCCAAGAACCCGGTCGCGATCATCCTCTCCGGAGGGCCCTCGTCGGTGTACGAGGAGGGAGCGCCGCGCCTCGACCCCGCGGTGTTCGACCTCGGCGTGCCCACGCTCGGCATCTGCTACGGCTTCCAGTACATGGCCCAGACCCTGGGTGGCGAGGTCGCGAACACCGGCCTGCGCGAGTACGGGGCGACGGATGCCGTCATCACGGGTGACGGCGGAACGCTGCTCGGCGGCCAGCCCGTCGAGCAGAACGTGTGGATGAGCCACGGCGACCAGGTCGCGCGTGCTCCCGAGGGCTTCGACGTGCTCGCGACGACGGACGCGACCAAGGTCGCGGCGTTCGCGAACGAGGACCGCGGCTTCTACGGCGTGCAGTGGCACCCGGAGGTCAAGCACTCCGATCACGGCCAGCGCGTGCTCGAGAACTTCCTGCACAAGGGCGCGGGCCTCGCGTCCGACTGGAACAGCGGCAACGTGATCGCCGAGCAGATCGAGCGCATCCGCGAGCAGGTGGGCGACGCCCGCGTCATCTCGGCGCTCTCCGGCGGTGTCGACTCCGCGGTCTCCACCGCGCTCGTGCACAAGGCGATCGGCGACCAGCTCACCGCCGTGTTCGTCGACCACGGGCTCCTCCGCAAGGGCGAGCGCGAGCAGGTCGAGAAGGACTACGTCGAGTCCACCGGCGTGCGTCTGATCACGGTCGACGCCGCCGACACCTTCCTCGGCCACCTGAAGGGTGTCACCGATCCCGAGGAGAAGCGCAAGATCATCGGGCGCGAGTTCATCCGCGCGTTCGAGAAGGTGCAGCTCGACCTGGTCGCCGAGGCGAAGGCCTCCGGCGGCGCCCCGGTCAAGTTCCTCGTGCAGGGCACGCTCTACCCCGACGTCGTCGAGTCCGGCGGCGGTGCGGGCACGGCGAACATCAAGTCGCACCACAACGTGGGCGGTCTGCCCGACGACCTCGACTTCGAGCTGATCGAGCCGCTGCGTGCGCTGTTCAAGGACGAGGTCCGGGCGATCGGGCGCGAGCTCGGCATCCCCGAGGCGATCGTCGGCCGACAGCCGTTCCCCGGCCCCGGCCTGGGCATCCGCATCATCGGCGAGGTCACGGCCGACCGTCTGGAGATCCTCCGCGAGGCCGACGCCATCGCTCGTGAGGAGCTCACCAAAGCCGGGCTCGACCAGGAGATCTGGCAGTGCCCGGTCGTGCTCCTCGCCGACGTGCGCTCGGTGGGTGTGCAGGGCGACGGCCGCACCTACGGCCATCCGATCGTGCTGCGTCCCGTGTCGAGCGAAGACGCGATGACGGCCGACTGGACGCGCCTGCCGTACGACGTGCTCTCCAAGATCTCGAACCGCATCACCAACGGCGTGCGCGACGTCAACCGCGTTGTGCTCGACGTGACGTCGAAGCCGCCGGGGACGATCGAGTGGGAGTAG
- a CDS encoding glycosyltransferase, producing the protein MLPASAPALPDAEYLVLSSRLIPDLDGGYTIATLSRARQLAGAGVAEGRGPQLLTFDPGTAADHAQHRETFVSRGALVDASRLRNLFDEAVAAEGGATAWLRSVADPALVANPGVEYRTIADAEGRPFVALPVIPGNPDWHLSVEPVQIFDADGEVVGGVAGFGALYRAWLSHLAAGLGDRPIVVICESRQLGELIVGWQDPRVRILHTIHTIHLEAPYTADAPTNALWTRWFALSDRFDAVIWPTATQRDDVVARFGTAARNETVPNPIAAVARRDDLREPGLVVVLGRLAPGKRVDQAIRAFLAADVPDTRLEIWGGGPEQERLTALIAELGAADRVVLAGYTDDPGRVLDRASVVLTATAFEGQPLSIVEALLHGAPVVSYDVRYGIRDVLGAGGGVLAPSGDVDALAAALRGVLADPALLARLSAEAPEVAAAWSPEKSLSALTAVIDAAVRRPPRR; encoded by the coding sequence ATGCTCCCCGCGTCGGCGCCGGCCCTGCCGGACGCCGAGTACCTGGTGTTGTCGAGCCGGCTCATCCCCGACCTCGACGGCGGCTACACGATCGCGACGCTGTCGCGCGCCCGGCAGCTGGCCGGTGCGGGCGTGGCCGAGGGGCGTGGGCCGCAGCTGCTCACCTTCGACCCGGGTACCGCGGCCGACCACGCGCAGCACCGGGAGACGTTCGTCTCGCGCGGTGCTCTGGTCGACGCCTCCCGCCTGCGCAATCTCTTCGACGAGGCCGTCGCCGCCGAGGGCGGAGCGACCGCGTGGCTGCGATCGGTCGCCGATCCCGCCCTCGTCGCGAACCCGGGGGTCGAGTACCGCACGATCGCGGATGCCGAGGGTCGGCCGTTCGTCGCGCTCCCGGTGATCCCGGGCAATCCCGACTGGCACCTGAGCGTCGAGCCGGTGCAGATCTTCGATGCGGACGGCGAGGTCGTAGGCGGCGTCGCCGGTTTCGGCGCACTGTACCGCGCGTGGCTGTCGCACCTGGCCGCGGGCCTCGGCGACCGCCCGATCGTCGTCATCTGCGAATCGCGTCAGCTCGGCGAGCTCATCGTGGGGTGGCAGGATCCGCGCGTGCGCATCCTCCACACGATCCACACCATCCACCTCGAGGCTCCCTACACGGCGGATGCCCCGACCAACGCCCTGTGGACGCGCTGGTTCGCCCTCTCCGACCGTTTCGACGCCGTGATCTGGCCGACGGCGACGCAGCGCGACGACGTCGTGGCACGCTTCGGCACGGCGGCGCGGAACGAGACCGTGCCGAACCCGATCGCGGCCGTCGCGCGCCGCGACGACCTGCGGGAGCCGGGACTGGTCGTGGTGCTCGGACGCCTGGCTCCGGGCAAGCGCGTCGATCAGGCCATCCGCGCATTCCTCGCCGCCGACGTGCCCGACACTCGCCTCGAGATCTGGGGCGGCGGACCGGAGCAGGAGCGCCTGACCGCCCTCATCGCCGAGCTCGGTGCGGCGGATCGCGTCGTGCTCGCCGGGTACACCGACGACCCGGGGCGCGTTCTCGACCGGGCCTCGGTCGTGCTCACCGCCACCGCCTTCGAGGGGCAACCGCTGTCGATCGTCGAGGCGCTGCTGCACGGCGCGCCGGTCGTGTCGTACGACGTGCGCTACGGCATCCGCGACGTCCTGGGCGCGGGCGGGGGAGTGCTCGCTCCGAGCGGCGATGTCGATGCGTTGGCCGCCGCCCTGCGCGGCGTGCTGGCCGACCCCGCGCTGCTCGCGCGGCTGAGTGCCGAGGCCCCCGAGGTGGCCGCGGCATGGAGCCCCGAGAAGTCGCTGAGCGCGCTCACCGCCGTGATCGATGCGGCCGTGCGTCGGCCGCCCCGGCGCTGA